A window of Synechococcus sp. MEDNS5 contains these coding sequences:
- a CDS encoding phosphatidate cytidylyltransferase, whose protein sequence is MLRRSGVDRKRLSSGLLAGVFGVVVVGLGGWWFTIALGVIVHLALLEFFRMAQFKGMRPATKTTLVACQLLLVSTQWSVNGGLASHLADAVLPLSGAAICGWLILQPITGSIADIAASIFGLFYLGFLPSHWLRLRNLVTPDAAPILQSLDGSWISSGLLITFAACLMVVASDIGSYAIGRRLGSRPLSPISPAKTIEGAYGGLASAILIGACTGALLMWPLGWFTGGCLGALVALFALVGDLTESMMKRDAGLKDSGDALPGHGGILDRIDSYLFTPAVVFYAVTLVLPVLS, encoded by the coding sequence ATGCTCAGGCGCAGTGGCGTCGATCGCAAGCGTCTCAGCAGTGGTCTTCTGGCTGGCGTGTTCGGGGTTGTGGTCGTTGGTTTGGGCGGTTGGTGGTTCACCATCGCCCTTGGCGTGATCGTGCATCTCGCCCTGCTGGAATTCTTTCGGATGGCCCAGTTCAAGGGCATGCGTCCAGCCACGAAAACGACTCTGGTGGCCTGCCAGCTCCTGCTCGTCAGCACCCAGTGGTCTGTGAACGGCGGACTGGCCTCTCATCTCGCTGATGCCGTTTTGCCCCTCTCAGGTGCTGCGATCTGCGGTTGGTTGATTCTCCAGCCCATCACAGGATCAATCGCCGATATCGCCGCATCGATCTTCGGATTGTTCTACCTCGGGTTTCTGCCCAGTCACTGGTTGCGTCTGCGCAACCTCGTGACCCCAGATGCTGCGCCGATCCTCCAGTCCCTTGATGGATCCTGGATCAGCTCCGGTTTGCTGATCACCTTTGCGGCTTGTCTGATGGTGGTGGCCAGCGACATCGGTTCCTATGCCATCGGCCGTCGCTTGGGATCCCGTCCTCTCTCGCCGATTTCACCGGCCAAGACCATTGAGGGTGCCTATGGCGGTCTGGCCTCTGCCATCTTGATCGGGGCCTGTACCGGTGCGCTGTTGATGTGGCCTCTGGGGTGGTTCACGGGGGGATGTCTCGGCGCTCTTGTCGCTCTTTTCGCCCTCGTGGGTGATCTCACCGAATCGATGATGAAGCGGGATGCAGGCTTGAAGGATTCCGGCGATGCCTTGCCAGGCCATGGCGGAATCCTGGATCGCATTGACAGCTATCTGTTCACTCCTGCCGTTGTTTTTTATGCCGTCACCCTGGTGTTGCCGGTGCTCTCCTAG
- a CDS encoding alpha/beta fold hydrolase: MKTQLEAIRSNLLDPQAVTLLDQLQWWDLPELGIDSPFPVAVLGQGQPLLLLHGFDSSFLEYRRLAALLCSRFQLFIPDLFGFGFSPRPRTAHYGREPVLLHLESVLQRIPGNRPIGVVGASMGGAVAVEIARRQPDRINTLLLLAPAGLTGRPMPVPPPLDRLGAWFLSRPGVRRGLCRQAFADPDSDVGPAEEQIASLHLQCPGWSEALAAFARNGGFSGSGHPLPQQPMHVLWGNNDRILRAGQKQALSALLEHPVEGLDACGHLPHIDRPQDVSERCNTVFLPG; encoded by the coding sequence TTGAAAACCCAACTCGAGGCCATCCGCTCCAATCTGTTGGACCCCCAGGCCGTGACGCTGCTCGACCAGCTGCAGTGGTGGGACCTCCCTGAACTGGGGATCGATTCTCCCTTTCCGGTTGCCGTTCTCGGCCAAGGGCAGCCCCTCTTGCTGCTCCATGGATTCGATAGCAGTTTTCTGGAGTACAGACGGCTCGCAGCACTGCTTTGCAGTCGGTTCCAGTTGTTCATCCCCGACCTGTTTGGTTTCGGTTTCAGCCCAAGACCACGCACGGCTCACTACGGCAGAGAACCGGTTCTGCTCCATCTGGAGAGTGTTCTTCAACGGATCCCCGGCAACCGTCCGATCGGTGTCGTCGGCGCATCGATGGGAGGGGCTGTCGCGGTGGAAATCGCCCGTCGCCAACCAGATCGGATCAACACATTGCTGCTGCTGGCACCGGCTGGACTGACAGGGCGTCCAATGCCTGTCCCACCCCCACTGGATCGACTCGGTGCCTGGTTTCTCAGCCGCCCGGGCGTGCGCCGTGGTCTCTGCCGACAGGCGTTTGCCGATCCGGACAGTGATGTCGGTCCTGCGGAAGAGCAAATTGCGTCTCTCCATCTTCAATGTCCAGGCTGGAGCGAAGCGCTGGCGGCCTTTGCCCGCAACGGTGGCTTCTCAGGCAGCGGTCACCCGCTCCCGCAACAGCCCATGCACGTGCTTTGGGGAAACAACGACAGGATTCTGAGGGCAGGACAAAAACAAGCTTTAAGCGCCCTGCTGGAGCATCCAGTGGAAGGCCTCGATGCCTGTGGTCATCTCCCGCACATTGATCGACCTCAGGACGTCTCGGAACGATGCAACACTGTGTTCCTGCCTGGTTGA
- a CDS encoding ATP-dependent Clp protease ATP-binding subunit — MFERFTEKAIKVIMLAQEEARRLGHNFVGTEQILLGLIGEGTGVAAKVLKSMGVNLKDARVEVEKIIGRGSGFVAVEIPFTPRAKRVLELSLEEARQLGHNYIGTEHLLLGLIREGEGVAARVLENLGVDLSKVRTQVIRMLGETAEVGAGGGGSGGKGSTKTPTLDEFGNNLTQLAAEAKLDPVVGRQSEIDRVIQILGRRTKNNPVLIGEPGVGKTAIAEGLAQRIQQGEIPDILEDKRVLTLDIGLLVAGTKYRGEFEERLKKIMEEIKSAGNVILVIDEVHTLIGAGAAEGAIDAANILKPALARGELQCIGATTLDEYRKHIERDAALERRFQPVTVGEPSIEDTIEILKGLRERYEQHHRLRITDEAIEAAATLGDRYISDRFLPDKAIDLIDEAGSRVRLMNSKLPPEAKEVDKELRTVQKEKEDAVREQDFSRAGELRDKEVELRDRIRSLLQSTRQESSAEGQVSEDASTQVITAPTDESGATALAVAGTTPVVNEEDIAQIVASWTGVPVQKLTESESVKLLNMEETLHKRLIGQDEAVKAVSKAIRRARVGLKNPNRPIASFIFSGPTGVGKTELTKALAAYFFGSEDAMIRLDMSEFMERHTVSKLIGSPPGYVGFNEGGQLTEAVRRRPYTVVLFDEIEKAHPDVFNLLLQLLEDGRLTDSKGRTVDFKNTLIIMTSNIGSKVIEKGGGGLGFEFSGENAEENQYNRIRSLVNEELKQYFRPEFLNRLDEIIVFRQLNRDEVKEIAEIMLREVFGRIGEKGIILTVSDAFKERLVEEGYNPAYGARPLRRAVMRLLEDSLAEEVLSGRIKDGDEAEVDVEDGKVVVKHLNRAATETPELASAGR; from the coding sequence ATGTTCGAGAGGTTTACCGAGAAGGCCATCAAGGTGATCATGCTGGCCCAGGAAGAGGCTCGTCGCCTTGGCCACAATTTCGTTGGCACTGAGCAGATCCTGCTGGGTTTGATTGGTGAAGGCACAGGAGTTGCAGCCAAGGTCCTCAAATCCATGGGCGTGAACCTCAAAGACGCCCGGGTTGAGGTTGAGAAAATCATTGGACGCGGCTCTGGCTTCGTCGCTGTGGAGATTCCCTTCACGCCACGAGCTAAACGCGTGCTCGAGCTCTCCCTTGAGGAGGCGCGTCAACTCGGTCACAACTACATCGGCACGGAGCATCTGCTGCTCGGGCTGATTCGCGAGGGCGAGGGCGTCGCTGCCCGGGTTTTGGAGAATCTCGGGGTGGACCTCTCCAAGGTGAGAACCCAGGTGATCCGCATGCTCGGAGAAACTGCAGAAGTTGGAGCTGGTGGAGGTGGATCGGGAGGCAAAGGTTCCACGAAAACACCAACGCTCGATGAATTTGGGAACAACCTCACCCAGCTTGCAGCCGAAGCCAAGTTGGATCCCGTGGTTGGTCGTCAGAGCGAGATCGATCGTGTCATTCAGATTCTTGGCCGCCGCACCAAGAACAATCCAGTTCTGATTGGGGAACCCGGCGTCGGCAAGACCGCTATTGCCGAAGGCCTGGCGCAACGGATTCAGCAGGGGGAGATCCCTGACATCCTTGAAGACAAAAGAGTGCTCACCCTCGATATCGGATTGCTGGTTGCCGGTACGAAATACCGAGGTGAATTCGAGGAGCGGCTCAAGAAAATCATGGAGGAGATCAAGTCCGCCGGGAATGTGATCCTCGTGATCGACGAGGTTCATACCCTGATCGGAGCCGGTGCTGCCGAAGGTGCCATCGATGCTGCCAACATCCTCAAGCCAGCCCTTGCGCGAGGTGAGCTCCAGTGCATCGGAGCGACCACGCTTGATGAGTACCGCAAGCACATCGAACGTGATGCTGCTCTTGAGCGACGCTTCCAACCGGTCACAGTTGGCGAGCCCTCCATCGAGGACACCATTGAAATCCTCAAGGGTCTGCGCGAACGCTATGAACAGCATCACCGACTGAGAATCACCGATGAGGCGATTGAGGCCGCTGCGACTCTGGGTGATCGCTACATCTCCGACCGATTCCTTCCCGACAAGGCCATCGATTTAATCGACGAGGCAGGCAGTCGTGTTCGCCTGATGAATTCCAAGCTTCCGCCGGAAGCCAAAGAGGTGGACAAGGAACTCCGTACTGTTCAGAAGGAAAAGGAGGATGCAGTCCGCGAGCAAGATTTCTCCCGTGCCGGTGAACTGCGCGACAAGGAGGTTGAACTGCGGGACAGAATCCGTTCTCTGCTGCAGTCCACACGCCAGGAGTCGTCTGCAGAAGGGCAAGTTTCGGAAGACGCTTCAACGCAAGTCATTACTGCGCCAACTGATGAATCGGGAGCCACGGCATTGGCAGTAGCCGGCACCACACCGGTTGTGAATGAGGAAGACATCGCTCAGATCGTGGCGTCCTGGACGGGTGTGCCCGTTCAGAAACTCACGGAGAGTGAGTCGGTGAAACTTCTCAACATGGAGGAGACGCTGCACAAGCGCTTGATCGGTCAGGACGAAGCCGTCAAAGCCGTGTCCAAGGCGATCCGTCGGGCTCGCGTAGGTCTAAAAAATCCAAATCGCCCTATCGCCAGTTTCATCTTCTCCGGCCCGACTGGTGTGGGCAAAACCGAGCTCACCAAAGCGCTAGCTGCTTATTTCTTCGGAAGCGAAGACGCCATGATCCGCCTCGACATGTCGGAATTCATGGAGCGTCACACCGTCAGCAAATTGATCGGATCACCTCCGGGTTACGTGGGTTTTAATGAAGGTGGCCAGCTCACCGAAGCCGTGCGACGCAGGCCTTACACCGTGGTTCTGTTTGATGAGATCGAAAAAGCACATCCTGATGTGTTCAATCTGCTGCTGCAGCTCCTCGAGGATGGCCGTCTGACCGATTCAAAGGGCCGAACCGTAGATTTCAAAAACACCCTGATCATCATGACGTCGAACATCGGTTCGAAAGTGATTGAGAAGGGTGGCGGCGGCCTCGGTTTCGAATTCTCCGGTGAAAACGCCGAAGAGAATCAATACAATCGGATTCGCTCTCTGGTTAACGAAGAGCTGAAGCAGTACTTCCGCCCTGAATTCCTCAACCGACTCGATGAAATCATCGTGTTCAGGCAGCTCAACCGCGACGAGGTGAAAGAGATTGCTGAAATCATGCTGCGTGAAGTCTTCGGTCGTATCGGTGAGAAAGGGATCATCCTCACGGTTTCCGATGCGTTCAAGGAACGACTCGTGGAGGAGGGCTATAACCCCGCCTACGGCGCCAGACCACTGCGTCGTGCCGTCATGCGCTTGCTCGAGGACAGCCTTGCCGAGGAAGTTCTCTCTGGTCGCATCAAGGACGGGGACGAAGCAGAGGTCGACGTTGAAGATGGCAAGGTGGTTGTCAAACACTTAAATCGCGCAGCCACCGAGACCCCTGAGCTGGCCAGTGCCGGTCGCTGA
- a CDS encoding DUF2993 domain-containing protein — protein MSSTSSGPVLQLLASGLQRWIRAQCDSVEDLNLSLQGSAFALLKGRLKGVTLQAKRVQFQQLPLVRADLQSSELKASLRPGQPNQPVQLEEPFLISGEVVLSGVELNQALASDRWRWLGDLLSEQLMGLTPLRSLTIDNDILKLTAEVITGKDPVHRSFRLNAEQGTIRVDHCDAEGGMLIPMDPAIQIEEARLQAGQLLLKGTASVQP, from the coding sequence ATGTCCAGCACCAGTTCAGGCCCGGTTTTACAGCTGCTGGCCAGCGGTCTACAGCGGTGGATCCGAGCCCAGTGCGACTCCGTTGAGGACTTGAATCTCTCACTGCAGGGATCCGCCTTCGCGTTATTAAAAGGCCGCCTCAAGGGTGTGACGTTGCAGGCCAAACGTGTTCAGTTCCAGCAACTGCCTCTGGTCAGGGCAGACCTTCAATCGAGCGAGCTGAAGGCTTCGCTGCGGCCGGGTCAGCCCAATCAACCGGTGCAATTGGAAGAACCCTTCTTGATATCAGGAGAAGTGGTGCTCTCGGGTGTCGAACTCAACCAAGCCCTCGCCAGCGATCGCTGGCGCTGGTTGGGCGACCTGCTTTCGGAACAATTGATGGGACTGACTCCCCTGAGATCTCTCACCATTGACAACGACATCCTCAAGCTGACGGCTGAAGTGATCACGGGGAAAGACCCCGTACACCGCAGTTTCCGCCTGAACGCCGAACAGGGAACAATCCGCGTTGATCACTGTGACGCTGAAGGCGGCATGCTGATTCCCATGGATCCTGCGATCCAGATCGAGGAAGCCCGTCTCCAAGCCGGTCAGCTGCTGCTGAAGGGAACGGCCAGCGTTCAGCCCTAG
- a CDS encoding iron-containing alcohol dehydrogenase family protein has translation MSTTDNSCLISHHSIAPGRVIRGSGAWLNALPGIRELGSRPLLLGRSPATQPLRNELKLSLASAGLEVTPTGLNHDCCEEDLRRLEAAFTVHRSDAVIAAGGGKVLDAGKLLADRLNLPCITVPLSASTCAGWTALSNLYSPEGAFLGDQALKRCPDLLVFDHDLLRQAPPRTLASGIADALAKWYEASVSSGASHDGLIQQAVQMARVLRDQLLIDSVDAMQSPGGDAWVRVIEACGLTAGVIGGLGGARCRTVAAHAVHNGLTQLQACHGSLHGEKVGFGVLVQLRLEERLGGNRLAAQAHRQLLPLLSQLGLPVSLDDLGLSDVSLSDLQQVCEFACREGSDLHHLPFSVTPGALLEALVGAAEPSVQRP, from the coding sequence ATGTCCACAACAGACAACAGCTGTTTGATCTCTCATCACTCCATCGCACCGGGCCGCGTGATTCGTGGCTCCGGTGCATGGCTCAACGCACTTCCTGGGATTCGTGAGCTTGGCTCCAGACCACTTCTTTTGGGTCGAAGCCCAGCGACCCAACCACTGCGCAACGAACTCAAGCTCAGCCTGGCGTCAGCTGGACTTGAGGTCACACCAACCGGCCTGAATCACGACTGCTGCGAAGAAGATTTGCGTCGTCTCGAAGCAGCGTTCACAGTTCACCGCAGTGATGCCGTGATCGCCGCAGGCGGAGGCAAGGTGTTGGATGCTGGCAAGCTCCTCGCCGATCGTCTTAATCTGCCTTGCATAACCGTGCCACTGAGTGCTTCCACCTGTGCCGGCTGGACTGCGCTTTCCAATCTCTACAGCCCTGAAGGGGCCTTTCTTGGTGATCAGGCCTTGAAACGCTGTCCTGATCTTTTGGTGTTCGACCACGATCTGCTTCGCCAAGCACCACCCCGCACCCTCGCCAGTGGCATCGCTGATGCCCTGGCCAAGTGGTACGAAGCCTCTGTCAGCAGCGGCGCAAGCCACGATGGACTCATTCAGCAAGCTGTCCAGATGGCGCGGGTCCTGCGGGATCAGCTTCTGATTGACAGTGTGGATGCCATGCAGTCCCCCGGCGGAGATGCCTGGGTGCGGGTGATTGAAGCCTGCGGGCTGACAGCCGGCGTGATCGGAGGACTGGGGGGGGCACGTTGCCGCACGGTTGCAGCCCATGCTGTCCACAACGGGCTCACCCAACTGCAAGCTTGCCACGGATCCCTCCACGGCGAAAAGGTGGGCTTCGGAGTGCTGGTTCAGTTGCGACTCGAAGAACGCTTGGGTGGCAATCGCTTGGCAGCACAAGCCCATCGCCAGTTGCTACCCCTGCTCAGCCAACTCGGACTACCGGTGAGCCTCGACGATCTCGGTCTCTCCGATGTCAGCTTGAGTGACCTTCAGCAGGTTTGTGAGTTTGCCTGCCGTGAAGGATCAGATCTTCACCATCTTCCCTTCTCCGTTACGCCGGGAGCGCTTCTAGAAGCTCTTGTGGGAGCAGCCGAACCCAGCGTTCAACGCCCTTGA
- a CDS encoding aminotransferase class I/II-fold pyridoxal phosphate-dependent enzyme translates to MSLLRILFDSNPRFALHLPVHGRGEALPPRLKDLLHRQPGCWDLPELPEIGGPLDVDGAVAESQALFAARMGVDCCWFGVNGATGLLQAALLAMAAPGEAVLLPRNAHRSLIGACELGGMLPVFLPVPFDEDRGHPGAMTADGLSRSLEALPDLCCRLAAAVLVHPTYHGYAAEIAPLVDRLHARGLPVLVDEAHGSHLAFAPGMGLPPSSLTTGADLVVHSLHKSAPGLAQTAVLWQRSTRISSTSVRLSLQRLQSSSPSALLLASCEATLDWMLSTQWIRILQRRLEQARRLHECLDRHGVPLHESDDPLRLILNTAAVGVSGLEADTWFMNRGVIAELPEPLCLTLCLGFARHRGLAARLRHLWPLFIKEQGRPSLAAVAAPPLDSVQVAELSPSSVAHRPSLELPLHQCADRIAAEMICPYPPGIPLLVPGERIDHLRVQWLQLQHRRWPEQVPGMVKVLA, encoded by the coding sequence ATGTCACTGCTGAGGATCCTGTTCGATTCAAATCCGCGATTCGCTCTGCATCTTCCCGTGCATGGCCGGGGTGAAGCCTTGCCTCCGCGGCTCAAAGACTTGTTGCATCGGCAGCCTGGTTGCTGGGATCTGCCTGAACTGCCGGAAATCGGAGGACCTCTGGACGTCGATGGGGCTGTCGCAGAGAGCCAGGCTCTCTTTGCTGCCCGCATGGGTGTGGATTGCTGTTGGTTTGGTGTGAACGGGGCCACAGGTCTTCTGCAGGCAGCACTGTTGGCGATGGCCGCTCCTGGCGAGGCTGTTCTGCTGCCTCGCAATGCGCACCGCAGCCTGATCGGCGCATGTGAACTAGGAGGAATGCTGCCGGTGTTCCTGCCGGTTCCGTTCGATGAGGACCGGGGCCACCCCGGGGCCATGACGGCCGATGGTCTGAGCCGCTCCCTCGAGGCCCTGCCCGATCTTTGCTGTCGCCTCGCTGCAGCCGTGCTGGTTCATCCCACGTATCACGGGTACGCCGCAGAGATCGCTCCTCTGGTGGACCGGCTGCATGCGCGTGGATTGCCCGTGTTGGTGGATGAAGCCCATGGCAGCCATCTCGCCTTTGCCCCGGGGATGGGATTGCCCCCGTCTTCCCTGACCACCGGGGCTGATCTTGTGGTGCATTCATTGCATAAATCAGCGCCTGGGCTGGCTCAGACCGCAGTGCTCTGGCAGCGGTCGACGCGCATCTCCTCAACATCGGTGCGTCTGTCCCTCCAGCGTCTGCAGAGCAGCAGTCCCAGTGCCCTGTTGCTGGCGTCCTGTGAAGCAACCCTGGATTGGATGCTTTCAACCCAATGGATCAGGATTCTGCAGCGAAGGCTGGAGCAAGCCCGCAGGCTGCATGAATGTCTTGATCGCCATGGCGTGCCGCTGCATGAAAGCGATGACCCCCTACGGCTGATTTTGAATACAGCCGCCGTTGGGGTGAGTGGCTTGGAGGCGGACACCTGGTTCATGAACCGTGGGGTGATTGCTGAGCTGCCGGAGCCCCTTTGCCTGACCCTTTGCCTGGGGTTTGCCAGGCATCGCGGGCTTGCAGCGCGGCTTCGGCATCTCTGGCCGCTCTTCATCAAGGAGCAGGGCAGGCCATCCCTCGCTGCCGTTGCGGCGCCTCCCCTTGATTCGGTACAGGTTGCGGAGTTATCTCCTTCGTCTGTCGCCCATCGGCCCAGTCTTGAGCTTCCATTGCATCAGTGTGCTGATCGGATCGCAGCGGAGATGATTTGTCCCTACCCCCCTGGGATTCCCTTATTGGTGCCTGGAGAGCGTATTGATCACCTCAGGGTGCAGTGGCTGCAACTGCAGCACCGGCGCTGGCCTGAGCAGGTGCCGGGTATGGTGAAGGTTCTGGCCTGA